The Leptospira licerasiae serovar Varillal str. VAR 010 genome segment TTATGTTATTTATTTAATGGCTTCCGCCACTTTTTTGGCCGCGGTACGAAGATCCTCTTCCGCGATGATGTTGAGACCGGATTCGTTAAGGATCCTTTTACCTTCTTCCGCGTTGGTTCCTTTTAAACGAACCACTAACGGAACATGGATATTTACCGCTTTAGCGGCCTCGATGATACCGTTAGCTACTCTGTCGCAGCGAACGATCCCTCCGAAAATATTTACAAAGATCCCTTTTACGTTCGGATCGCCTAAAATCAGTTTAAATCCGTTGGTGACAGTGGTAACGTTAGCGCCACCGCCCACGTCCAGGAAGTTTGCAGGTTCAGCTCCGGCAAGTTTGACGATGTCCATGGTTGCCATCGCAAGACCGGCACCGTTTACCATACAGCCGATGTTACCATCTAACTTAACATAGTTGATATTGTATTCGCTAGCTTGTACTTCTAAAGGATCTTCTTCGGAAATGTCCCTGAATGCTGCGTTTTCAGGATGGCGATAAAGAGCGTTCTCATCTAGATCCATCTTACAGTCGCCAGCAACTATCTCATTCTCTTTAGTCAGGATCAAAGGGTTGATCTCTAATAAAGATGCATCTTCTTTAATATAAGCGTTATAAACTGAAGTAAGAAGAGCTTTAAAGGATTTATGGGATTCGGTAGGAAGTCCAAGATCAAAAGCGAGTTGAGAAGCTTGGTTCGGTTGTAAACCGATGCCCGGATCAATAGCGATCTTTAGGATCTTTTCAGGATGAGTTTCGGCTACTTCTTCGATCTCCATACCGCCTTCGGTAGAAGCCATTACTATAGTTTTGCGGATCGCGCGATCTAATAAGATACTTAAATAAAATTCCTTAGCGATATTGATCCCTTGCTCAAGATAAACTTTAAGGACTTTTTTACCTTCGGCTCCGGTTTGAGGAGTGATAAGTTGCATGCCTAATATCTTGTCGATTGCGGCTAATGCGTCTTCTTTAGTTTTGGTGACCTTAACTCCGCCGCCTTTTCCTCTACCACCCGCGTGGATCTGGGCTTTTACGACGACAACAGATGCTCCCGTTTTGGAAGAAACTTCTTCATGGGCTTTCGCACCGTCTTCTTTTTTATCAATTACTACGCCGAAAGGAACTTTGGCGTTATGGCGTCTCAGGATTTCCTTGGCCTGGTACTCGTGAATTTTCATGAATCAACCTTGTTTTTTTGGATGTGAGTTCAGTTTGGAATGCTTTTTCTAAGGATTTTACCAGGAAGAATCCTGTCCATCCCCTTTCGGTAGGAGTTCCTACAAGCGATTGGAAATGAAGAATCAAACCTTGGTCCAAGTTTAAATTTTGGCCGCCTCTTTGCTTTGCAAAGACCGGGCTGCTACGGGCTCGGGCATTCGCCCTCGTCACTGCGTGACTAAAGCCCTCCGCATCCCTGGCGGGTTTTATCTCACGAAGAGCCGCGAAGGCGCAGAGGGCTTTCCTGTGCCAAACTCTTCTGCGGCAATACTTTGGAAGTTGGCTTAATATATTTTCCGTTATTACGATTTATTTTCTGTTATATTGTATTTTTGGACTGATTTTTAGGATCATTCTAAGCAGAAATGGCTAACTCGTGGCTATGCCGCGTTAGGAGAAATATACATGAAGGTGATCTATATTGGGCTGATTCTCGGCCTTTTTTCGGGGACGTTTGTCTCCTGTGATGGAGGTTCCGACTCCAATTCTGCTTTGGCGGTTTTGGCCGGGTTTGGTTCTTCCATTCCGGTCAGTTCTGCTTCGGATTTAACGAATGAGTCTGCAGCTTCTTATGATGATAATGAATGGGGGCTTGTAACTGCTTCTCGTTTGGAATCTTGGGTGAGCGATTGGCAAAACCAAAAGCCTGCTCATATCAGCGGCAAACTTGTGATCTTGCAAAGTAGTCTTGCGAATAATTTTTCAGCGGATACAAGCGGCAGATCTTATATCAAGTCAGATAATGCGAACGGAGTCTATGTGTATCATCTGGATGATTTCCAAGCTGGATTTCGTTTTAACCAGCAGAGAGATACCGGGCTTATTCGTAATTCGGTTCGTTACCAGGCTGATGGACAAACTATAGACCAATGGTTGAAAGTTTTCGGGATCAATTTGAATACCGATCTGGTTGTTTTCGCAGTAGGATCAGCGAACAATAACGGCACCGCTTATACGAACGGAAGCCAAACCCAGGATATTACTAGGGGGATTTATTGGCTTAGATATTGGGGAGCGGATATCAAACATCTAGCTATCCTGAACGGAGATATCAGAACCAATTTTACGAACGCTACTTATCTTTCTGCAAGTAAGGATGTGGCTCCGAATGAAAATGGAAACTTTAGCGTTAAACAACTGAGAGTAGATAATACTATCATTACTCTTACCTTAGAAGATATCATTAAGATCGCTAAGAATAATGGAAGTGCTTCTATTGGCGGGTTAACAGGCACACAGATCATAGTGGATGCAAGACCTACCGCTCAGTACGATCAAACTGTTGGAATTACGAATGCAGGGGCAAATCATATCACTACTGCTTGGAACGATTCCGGTGCACCTACTGCGGGTGTAAGTGGAACTCCTAAAAAATACGTTCTATTTGAAACCAGGATCAAAGGTGCAAAAACCTTTCCTTGGGCTTCTCTGTTGGATACCTCTGCGACTGGCTATAGATTTAAGGATAAGGTAACTCTTGCTGGGATCTTTGCGAATACCGGAACAGGTGGAGCAGGATACACTGCGGGTGCGACTATCGTTTCTCAGTGTAGAACTAACTTTGAAGCACAGGTAAATGGGTTTGTTTCTCAGAATATATTAGGATATCCTACTGTATTTTATGACGGCTCTTTAGTGGAATGGACTTCTCTTGTTGCGGAATATCCTGACTCTACAGAAGGAACTAGTTTTAATAAACTTTCCTTAACTTCTCCTTTCAGAACTGATACTTCTGATTTGAGTTATGCTCCGAGTGGGATCATTAATTATAATTCGTATTCTTCCGGAGGAACAGGAAACCCTTATGTGACTGTGGCTCAGGCGGATATTAATCCTTCTTCCAACACTACACGTAAGGCGCAACTGGAAGATAAGGCTTATAAGTATTAAGTTTTTGTTGTGCTCTGGGCCTTTGTGACTCTGTGTGAAATTGAAAAATTAGAATTGTCACGCAGAGGCACGAAGCCGCGGAGATTATGGGTCTGGTTCGTAGGAGTTCCTACAGTAGAAAACTCTCGCGTCTTTGCGACTCTGCGTAGAATCACTTTCTTATTATATAGAAGAAAGAATTGCCAGGTCTAGAGAGTAAGCTCCGCCACCTACGATTGAGAGTGCGATCGCAAGTCCGATAGCCAATACTTGGAATTCGTAACCTTCTCCTTTTTGAGCTCCGAACCAGTTCATGAAAAATCCATGCTCTCTGTGAACGAGTAGGGCCGCTCCAAGCATAATAATACCGATGCCGATTGCAGATACACGAGTCAATAGTCCGAGGATCAAAGCTACTGAACCGAATGATTCACCGATGATAACTAAGAATGCGATGATGCCAGGAAGTCCTGCAGTTTGAGTAAAATAACCGTAGGTTCCTTTGAAGCCGTAACCGCCGAACCAACCCAATAATTTTTGGGCGCCATGTGGGAAGATTACGATCCCGAGGGTTAATCTTAAGACCAGTGGGACGATATCGTTGCTGGTTGCTAATAATGTTTCTAACATTTTGAATACTTCCTTCTATTAATTTAGGAATTAATAGTTTAATATTAAAGTATATTACTTTGAATATGAAGTATTTCTTACAAGTTTTTTTCACTTAGGTCGGCCAAAAACCGGAAAATTTTGCAGGTAGGAACTCCAGGCGTAGGCCTTCCTATAACAAACTGTCAGCAATCGTCGATTCAGTTAGATTTTTCGACTTTTAGAGGTAATCAATATATGATTCTATGGCACAGTTTATTTACCCGA includes the following:
- the sucC gene encoding ADP-forming succinate--CoA ligase subunit beta translates to MKIHEYQAKEILRRHNAKVPFGVVIDKKEDGAKAHEEVSSKTGASVVVVKAQIHAGGRGKGGGVKVTKTKEDALAAIDKILGMQLITPQTGAEGKKVLKVYLEQGINIAKEFYLSILLDRAIRKTIVMASTEGGMEIEEVAETHPEKILKIAIDPGIGLQPNQASQLAFDLGLPTESHKSFKALLTSVYNAYIKEDASLLEINPLILTKENEIVAGDCKMDLDENALYRHPENAAFRDISEEDPLEVQASEYNINYVKLDGNIGCMVNGAGLAMATMDIVKLAGAEPANFLDVGGGANVTTVTNGFKLILGDPNVKGIFVNIFGGIVRCDRVANGIIEAAKAVNIHVPLVVRLKGTNAEEGKRILNESGLNIIAEEDLRTAAKKVAEAIK
- a CDS encoding sulfurtransferase codes for the protein MKVIYIGLILGLFSGTFVSCDGGSDSNSALAVLAGFGSSIPVSSASDLTNESAASYDDNEWGLVTASRLESWVSDWQNQKPAHISGKLVILQSSLANNFSADTSGRSYIKSDNANGVYVYHLDDFQAGFRFNQQRDTGLIRNSVRYQADGQTIDQWLKVFGINLNTDLVVFAVGSANNNGTAYTNGSQTQDITRGIYWLRYWGADIKHLAILNGDIRTNFTNATYLSASKDVAPNENGNFSVKQLRVDNTIITLTLEDIIKIAKNNGSASIGGLTGTQIIVDARPTAQYDQTVGITNAGANHITTAWNDSGAPTAGVSGTPKKYVLFETRIKGAKTFPWASLLDTSATGYRFKDKVTLAGIFANTGTGGAGYTAGATIVSQCRTNFEAQVNGFVSQNILGYPTVFYDGSLVEWTSLVAEYPDSTEGTSFNKLSLTSPFRTDTSDLSYAPSGIINYNSYSSGGTGNPYVTVAQADINPSSNTTRKAQLEDKAYKY
- a CDS encoding DoxX family protein: MLETLLATSNDIVPLVLRLTLGIVIFPHGAQKLLGWFGGYGFKGTYGYFTQTAGLPGIIAFLVIIGESFGSVALILGLLTRVSAIGIGIIMLGAALLVHREHGFFMNWFGAQKGEGYEFQVLAIGLAIALSIVGGGAYSLDLAILSSI